Part of the Cyprinus carpio isolate SPL01 chromosome A1, ASM1834038v1, whole genome shotgun sequence genome is shown below.
CTTGGCTGTACCTCCGTTATCTGCTCTGACAAAACAGGCACTCTTACCACCAACCAGATGTCTGTCTGCAGGGTGAGAGAGACTTGTGTCCAGTGCAACAATTTTACTCTAATACTTAAGAAATTCTAGATTATGTAGTTGTAAGATAATAATATCTAATAGTGTATAATAATTCTAacaaatgcattgtgggattttatTATTCTATGGTAGCTAGAAAATTAATAACATGGAATGATGCTCTAAAACAACAGATCAAACTTACTAatcatgtttgtatgtgtgtgttgtgcatgcttggctgtgcatgtgtgtttgtctggGTGCAGATGTTTATTGTGGACATCATCGCAGGTGAGAGGTGTTTACTGAACGAATTTTCAGTAACTGGATCTACTTATGCCCCTGAAGGAGAAGTGTGagtttatttcacatttaaacaacacacacacacacacatacacacacacttctcttctGACCTAACTTTTGGTTTGCTTAAACATTTATGTGATGTCTTTCACAAGACTTGCTCTCTTCTCCTAATCGACCCCTTTTTCTCACTTACCATTATTCTCTCTATTTTCAGTCCTCAGTTCTCTGTTTGCGGTCCTCCTCCAATCCCTCCCATcctttttttgtctctgtttcaGGTATAAGGACGGTGTACCGATACGCTGCAGTCAGTATGAAGGGCTGGTGGAAATGGCCTCTATCTGTGCCCTGTGTAACGACTCTTCGCTGGACTACAGCGAGGTGCGTGTGCACATCTACATACTCTCTCTGTCATCATGAAGCTGTAGAGACCTCATTTTCTGTTTCCTCTCTGAAAATCACAGAGTAAAGGTGTGTATGAGAAAGTGGGAGAGGCAACTGAGACAGCTCTCTGTTGTCTGGTGGAGAAGATGAACGTGTTTGACACAGACCTGAGAGGCCTCTCACCTGCTGAAAGAGCCACTGCCTGCTGTTCAGTGAGTGCTCATATTATTATATGTTGGCCTGCATAGAATCTCCACTCAGTGACAGCAGTATGATATTGTATATTACATGTAGAACTatcataaacataatttttttatttttctatattgttTATAGAAACTGTATGAtgattctaaatgtattttttcttaaataaatatatgaatattatatgtgtttttcaTTATATGTTATTTGTCAGCAACTCTGGCAGAATGGATTTCAACAATTcaaatatgtttgaaaatattCTCTTTATTCTATATAGTTTATTTGTCAAGAGtagatgaatatatatttttgtgtgacatattttttttacagagttgcttttttaatgtttgtaaaacaTTATTCTCTCAGGTCATAAAGCAGTTAATGAGGAAAGAGCTGACTCTGGAGTTTTCTCGAGACAGGAAGTCCATGTCTGCTTTCTGCACTCCAAACAAACTCACTCGCTCTGCTTCAGGTGCCAAGATGTTTGTCAAGGTCTGGTTTTCATCTCTCTTTGAAGCTTTCTCTTTTTCCAttcttttcattttgcatttttgtcagaggatcactgattttttttttttttttattataactgttCCACTATTTGTGActcttccagtcttcagtgtcacatgatccttcagaaatcattctcatgcTGATTTGATCTGATTTTATTGATGTTgacaacagttctgctgcttaatgtttttgtgaaaatttctttttcaagattatttgatgaatagaacgtgtaaaaacacatttgaaaatagtaatcttttgtcacattaaaaatgcctttattgtcacttttgatttattttgtaaatctcaGTATTAATTGGTTcttaatttgtgaaatgtatcATTGTCCAACCATCTACAATTCTACATGCATTTTATctcttgatatttatttatttactttccttCTGAATATTAATTGGTTCTCAATTCTTGAACTTTATCCTCACCTTCCTCACAATTctgcatgcattttatttcttaatcCCGACTCCACAGGGGGCGCCAGAGAGTGTGCTGGAGCGTTGCCGATGGATACGGGTCGGAGGTGGTACTCGAGtgcctctgacctctgacctaaGGGAGCAGCTCTTAAGCACAGTAAGAGAATGGAGCTCGGGACGTGACACACTACGCTGCCTCGCCATGGCAACCAGGGATTCACCCCCTGACCCTCGAACCCTGAACTTGGAGAACTGTGCAACCTTCATAGAATATGAGGTGAGCAAGTTAGTTGGGATAAATGATTTGGATAAGTTTAGGACtaattcatttgaaattaaatgtaaaaagtatttaaatatctatttttgaaaactgtaactttcacccttttttttttctacttctctCAGTCGGATTTGACATTCGTAGGTTGTGTGGGAATGTTAGATCCACCCAGGAAGGAAGTGCTGAGTGCAGTGCGGATGTGCAGACAGGCTGGTATACGGGTCATTATGATCACAGGTGGGTTAAACACACACGTAGAGGTgattttaaagggattgttcacctaTCATTTACCTCCCcgtatgttgttccaaacccatatgactgtGGTTAATTCTGACCCTTTTGGATCTTCTGTTCTGAGTTTTGATTACCAGGACTTtcagtgtattaaaaatatttgaacctctcaggtttcataaaaaatttatCGTTTTGAAGATTAACCAATGTCTTTTGGTTTTTGAATGGCATGATTTTAATCAAAAAGCGCAACCTCAGTGAGAAATTAAGGTCTAAATCCAAGACCGTCTATTATCTAATAGTGCCTAGGCACGGTAAACACAAACTAATATGCATGTGAATTTCAATCTAAGGTCTTCTTCCTGTGTTGGTTTGTGTAGGTGACAATAAGGGCACTGCCCTGTCTATCTGTCGTCGAGTGGGCATCATCACtgagcaggaggaagaggaggctgAAGGTGGGCCGTTTGGCAGCGGCCTCACAGGACGGGAGTTTGATGAGCTGCCTCCCCACCTGCAGCGACAGGCCTGCCGCACCACCCGCTGTTTCGCCCGCGTCGAGCCAACGCACAAGAGCCGCATTGTAGAATATTTGCAAAGCCTCAGTGATATCACAGCGATGGTAAGTGTTACTAGACCCAAGAGAGTGCAAAAGTGCAGAAGACTTGATTTAATGAAAACTCACACTTGCGTTTTCTGTCCAGACGGGCGATGGTGTGAATGATGCCCCTGCTTTGAAGAAGGCCGAGATCGGCATTGCTATGGGCTCAGGCACGGCTGTGGCTAAATCTGCTTCAGAGATGATTTTGGCAGACGATAACTTTTCAACCATCGTAGCTGCAGTGGAGGAGGGCAGAGCTATTTACAACAACATGAAACAGTTCATCCGTTACCTCATTTCTTCTAACATTGGAGAGGTAGTCTGGTAAGTACAGACAAAAATCACTGTAAAGCCGTGGTCACACTATACTTTGAGCATACAAAATTTCTCTGGACACTGCaattgctctgggtgtgtgttcacagtgtgtgtgtgtgtgtgtgtgttcactactcactgctgtgtgtgcacttggatgggttaaatgcagagcacaaattctgattatgggacaccatacttggctacatgtcatgtcactttcactttcactaacaGTTGTAATATGACATGACACTGTCAACATCTTATCAAAATTGATTGTATACACAAAAACTAATGTTAAGAACTATTGTTGGAGTCATGAGATCATTTAttggtgtgtatgtatatatgacttgtaaatatatttgctgtattttgttATAGATTTgagatatatatgtgtatttgtttaaaaGATCTTCGGGGTACTAGGGGTATTACGGTAATACATGTTTTAATGAGCACAGGTGTTGCTTGGTAGCACATGGCACTGAGGAAGGGTTAATACCTGAAAACATTCTGCACTTGCACTTCGTTGCACATATATTTGTGACCTCTgagcaataaatgaaaaaagcttTTTAGCTGTATTTGGACGAGTGCGGATCTCTTTCAtctttgcatttttgtattttttggatcTACGCACCTATTGTTTTTTGCCTACTGAATTTTTGGATAAGTGTTTGGCACTACGACCTTTTTGTGGATTGCATCTTTTCAATAAACATATCTAGAAGGAAATGAAATGCCTCCAAAATATGTGTAAAGGAAATTGTTCACCCTAACATGAAATTCCTGCGAAGCCCCCAAAAGCGATGGTTAAAATGTGAAAGTTTCCTGGGGGATTTTAATACTTTTGCAagataatataaagtttaaagtttcagagaatgcatattttttccatcaccatgtcCTCTTCCCAGATTCCCATTGAAATTACTGCATTCCGCCtggaaaaaatagcattttaagcATTGcatgtttctctctgtctctcagtatTTTCCTGACCGCTGCTTTGGGAATGCCTGAGGCTCTGATCCCAGTCCAGTTGCTGTGGGTCAATCTAGTGACGGATGGTTTCCCAGCTACTGCTCTTGGCTTCAACCCTCCAGACCTGGACATCATGTCCAGACCCCCACGCTCACCTAGAGAACCACTCATTTCGGGTTGGCTCTTTTGCAGATACCTCATCATTGGCTGTGAGTCATTTACACACACCACTccttgttattataattaaaacctTTCATTACTGTATATAGAAAGAATAATGTTATTGATCAGTTTAGATCAGATTCTATAATACACAAGtgtagtcattatttttttcatttcacttaatgatgcataaaaaaaaaaacttcttagcCATAATATTTAGGTATCCACTAAAGTGCATggtttttcttaaatttaaaatgtggTATAAATGAGAAATAGATCCATTTTATCCTCAGGTGTCTTAAACAGCTTTGTGTGAGGTGTGCAGCAGTGATTAGATTTGGTCTGAGCTATCTGGTCCATTCTAATCCAAACATGATCAGCGATCACACCGATATTTGTGTCATCTTTCACTGCTATTTTGTTCAAAACTAAATCCCTTTTTAATGTACtagcaaatcaaaacaaattcaacaaaaagACCAATGAAAAGCTAAAAAGGTTTTCACTCCAATTAAGTATTGAAATATAAACtgtcataaaaagtttttttttattttaatgtgggatttattcaaacatacaatAAATGAGACATTGCTAACAGGTTAAGtaagaatataataaatatgtaatatcgTGCGTATCTGACACAGAACATTAAAGAGCGGAAaaatggtgtttagtgtttgtattTCAAATTGACAGAATGTGAGACTTTGTTTCATGTCAAAAGTAATAAAACACAAAGCTTATTCCCACTTTTGGATGGGAGATGCGGTCCTCAAGTAAAAGTGAAATTGTTGTTCATGTGTCAGCAGAAAACAGCATAGACTAAAAGATTGATCTTGGATTTTCAGAATCGATGTTGGTTCATTACAATGAAGATCGATTATAATCAGTTAATCAGTATTGTCAACCCAGCCCTAGTAAACACAAGAGAGCAGTCAACAAGCTGAACTTTCACACACTTTCATTAAGAGcacaaattcaatttaaaagagCCAGTGAACTCACTCTGCAAATGTTGATTTGATAAGTTGCATATCTTtcactttctctgtctgtcttgtAGGTTATGTAGGCGCAGCAACAGTCGGAGCTGCTGCCTGGTGGTTCATGGCAGCCCATGATGGACCAAAGCTAACTTTCTACCAGCtggtaataaaaacaaaaacaaaatcatttactGCAGTTTCAAAGAGTACAGTTTTGAGTCTTGTTTTGTCTTAAATCAGAAGGTTTATCATTTTTGTCGACCCtgtgttaaatataattttttttctgtcgtTTCTTCTATAGTCTCACTATCTGCAGTGCAGTGAAGGTCATGCTGAGTTTGCAGGAGTGCAGTGCTCAGTGTTTGAGTCTCCATACCCCATGACTATGGCGCTGTCTGTGCTGGTCACTATAGAGATGTGCAATGCCCTCAACAggtatgtgattttgtttttttaaatcctgtactgtaatgtaatgaatatatatatatatatatatatatatatatatatatatatatatatatatatatatatatatatatatatatatgtatgtatatatatatatgtatatgtatatgtgtgtgtgtgtgtgtgtgtgtgtgtatatatatatatatatatatatatatatattatatatatatatatatatatatatatatatatatttatatagtagcggggtgaagtaggacacgacacgagtatgagggtaagttccccgaagggtggatttttattaaaagaatcgGCGGTGAGGTGGTTTGGGTGTTCGGTGCTCGGCGTCTTGTCTGTGAAGTGCTGctagtgcagtgtgggtccgtgctctcccgtggcgttggggctggcggtcacacgctgctttctagaggcagaggaaaagacaaagtTAGCCGGCTCtcgtggagacatctctcacctctgtgcccgCTTGTGTGGTTTAATTGAGCTGCGGCTGATGgcacgcaggtgtggccgctcagcccgtgatgagtaggCGCAGGTGTGCCTGCGCCGTTGTCAGGGCGATGctgatgagtgctcgggacacacgtcacaatatatatatagttttgactTGGTATTTTCATgtcaaagttacaaaaaaaaaaagagattcagattttttttttaatggttttaaaagtctcttatcctcaccaacactgcatttatttaatcaaatatacaatgaaataagtagtattgtgaaatactattacacaGGGAtcccacgggtccttgaaatccttgaaagtttgtgaatctgaaaaaaaaaaaaaaaaacatttcaaggcccaggaatgtttttgaaaataaacatacattgatataggtccttgaaagtgctttaatttattttagttttctggaaaaaaaatccatattattccctctggtccgctaatgtgttatttcagcAACAATTTGTGATCTGTGCATACTGGCTTGCTTGAATTATGTTTGTTACGTGTGTTTACATGTTactagctaaactctgcaggaaagtggatcatgttggccagatttgaggatccctgcgtTAGAGTGACCATATGTCCTCTTTTTCCAGGACATGTCCTCTCTTTGGACCTAAAAAAAAGTCTGGGATTCGACTTTTGCTTTCTACAATGGCCAATCATTGTGTGcgagggactgttttcttaatcccgctcccGCTGAATTTCTGATCATTACACCCAACTCCCATTATTTTTGTGTCCAGTGTACACATTCTAATATTGAACTTTTGATTTTGCGATCACGCACGCTCTGTGTAAAGGAAGATCatatatttgtcaatgagctcaggatctgttgagcagcaaatcctccagcatggtCTATCAGCCATCTCTCGCTCCTCTCaacccgtgatcagtcaaatctgactcctgcagctcgtgttgaaTGCAAGGCtgccaagtctgcatttttttcctttggaatttggctacttttaaacggttaatgggttgattttccccgtggattaaaggtttgaaatgttgctttaattacatttgactgaaacattttgcattgaaacattttgcattctaccgaTGATGAAACAGATGTTAAGTTTTATGAAGGACGGCCACTGGTAGTcagctttttagctgtgtttatgatcaatatgcataacggtgactgtaaaatatgtattttaggtacgGAAATGACATACCTTCAGTTTTTAATATGTGGGATATGGTCATTGTGctactttgggcactactttgaccaccaaccaaccacaccccagcccccccaccaccccagccccccccccccccccccgccccaccCGCACCCGCACTCACTGACCTCtttttggaaaatgaaaatatgGTCACCTTACATGACGTTCACGCGCACACAAAACTACTACGATGGTCCCTCAACGTTTCACAGACACAATGAGACTATAAGCTGCTTAAGATAATGCTAACCCATGAATgttaaacaaaaactcaaaaaaaaattaaaatcataaaaatacatcTTAAAACATCCCCTAAAATCACAGGGATGTGATTTTCGTATTTTCTGACTCTGAGGGACGACCACTGATCTGtaatatagaacatatatagatcagtggggaTGACCCATGTGAGTCACGTAGAtccaagtttatttttattttttttatactgcaTGATGATTAAAATCGCGCAAGGGGAGGGGCGGGTAGGTTGGTTACTGCATGATGATTAAAATCGCGCAAATGGCCTTAAGCTATTACCTAAATAAACCGCGAAAAGAAACATCATGGATGGAATGGTCTTGAGAGCGCTGCACGAGCTCGCGGCGCCATCTGCAGGACAGTTCAAAAgcgttcaaatgattcaaagcgCCAAACGCGAGCAGAATCAGCGCTGAAACGTGTTACTCGACCcagtgactttttatgaatggcggttagaatttgagattggtagtgctgtcataaaattcacaacggttgtcctgtaattatataataggctgtagtgtgacgcgctacatgtctgctgttacagtactgttttCGGTTTCGATTCACTCTTAGTGCTGCGCTTGGTTTGAGCCGCTTTAATTTGCATTCGGGAACACAACATTCGtcattagaaacgtttataaatctgttgttgtttacaaagacgtttcagtgtcacatgatcctttagaaatcattctaatatgctgatttgctgctcaataatttctcattattatcaatattaaaaacagttttggttcttaatatttttgtggaaacgatacaattcaaacatttgtataatatttaaaaaaaatagagaaattaataattttattcatcattcatgaaagtgacaaaaagtgagtgaagacttttataatgatttctattaataaatgcattaacgaatttaattaatatatttgataaatgctgttcattaaactttatatttatcaaaaaatcctgaaaaataaagtgcctCATCATTtgcacacaaaatatgaagcagcaaaattgttttcaacattgataataatcagaaatgtttttttgagagtcaaataaattgtaatgttttctaaaagatcatgtgtcactgaaaactggagtaatgatgaagaaaattctgctttgcatcacaggaataacattacattttataatatattaaaattaaaaaaaaaattgtatttgtaataatatttcacaatatgtccttttttttttcttttttttttactttattttgatcaaataaattcagccttgatgagcagaaggtactttaaatggatagttcacccaaaaatgaataatctgtcatcaattactcaccctcatgtcgtttcaaacccgtaagaccttcattcatcttcggaacacaaattaagatatttttgatggaatctgagagctgtctgaccctgcatagacagcaacgcaactgaaatgttcccaagtccagaaacaaGGAGCAAGgagaattaatccatgtgacatcagtggttcatccacaaTTATATATGGATGACACAAagctcttacgggtttgaaacgacacaagggtgagtaattaatgacagaattttcatttttgggtgaaccaaccctttaataataataacgattCTATGTACTTTACTATAATATGTTATagtactattataatatataattatattgttgtcatgatttttaaatgctgtttttgtttttttgtttttacaggacagtatatatttttacaatataagatatatctttaatgtgctaaaatatatatatatatatataataatgagtgctgggggtGTTGCTTGTGGGCGTGGCttggggcgtggtcagattttccttcttttttgtctctagctgatcacatgcctgacaTGAGCCtaagttctttttttaataaaatgcatgcaaaagttaatatcagatcattttagaatatagaataggatgtactgaatattcttcagttttatgcagaACACAAATACGACAAAcagaatatcagatctctgtcatatggccaaaaataaagcttttttgcatagttgtgtttgacacatgaaaactgaaacaatgtatcttacaagataacacgatgtaaccttgctctcacttgaGATGTGTCCtcacattaagtccttgaatttgagggtatcggacctggaaagtccttgaaatgtccttgaatttgaagttaaccaaggtgtgggaaccctgattacaatttaaagtagctctctattttaatatattttaaaattgaattcatTCCTATGTTGGCATAGCtgcatttttagcatcattaccccagtcttcagtgtcacatgattcttcagaaatcattctaataggctgatttactgctcaagaaacattttgtattattagcAATGGTGAATACAGTGCTGCttattgtttttgtggaaaccgtgatacattatCTGAACAGTGAACTGCTCTTATTGtctttgtgtgtatatgtttcaGTTTATCAGAAAATCAGTCTCTACTCAAAATGCCACCGTGGTCAAACCCCTGGCTGGTGGGAGCCATCTGTCTCTCCATGGCCCTACACTTCCTCATCTTATATGTGGATCCTCTTCCAGTAAGTATGCGTCTGTGTGGCCAAGAATTTGGAAAGATGATGCAGAACAATCTCAGACAAATGCCTTTGCATATGAGGAATGTGTGTGTTCAGTAGGCAAGACTTGTGCATGCCTGTCTGACTTAAAC
Proteins encoded:
- the LOC109044807 gene encoding sarcoplasmic/endoplasmic reticulum calcium ATPase 2-like: MDNAHTKTVEEVLGYFGVNETTGLSSEQLRKSRERWGPNELPAEEGKSLWELVLEQFEDLLVRILLLAACISFTLAWFEEGEGTITAFVEPFVILLILIANAIVGVWQERNAENAIEALKQYEPEMGKVYRQDRKSVQRVRAREIVPGDIVEVAVGDKVPADIRLTSIRSTTLRVDQSILTGESVSILKHTDPVPDPRAVNQDKKNMLFSGTNIAAGRAIGVVVATGVHTEIGKIRDEMAATDPERTPLQQKLDQFGEQLSKVITVICVAVWAINIGHFSDPVHGGSWLRGAVYYFKIAVALAVAAIPEGLPAVITTCLALGTRRMARKNAIVRSLPSVETLGCTSVICSDKTGTLTTNQMSVCRMFIVDIIAGERCLLNEFSVTGSTYAPEGEVYKDGVPIRCSQYEGLVEMASICALCNDSSLDYSESKGVYEKVGEATETALCCLVEKMNVFDTDLRGLSPAERATACCSVIKQLMRKELTLEFSRDRKSMSAFCTPNKLTRSASGAKMFVKGAPESVLERCRWIRVGGGTRVPLTSDLREQLLSTVREWSSGRDTLRCLAMATRDSPPDPRTLNLENCATFIEYESDLTFVGCVGMLDPPRKEVLSAVRMCRQAGIRVIMITGDNKGTALSICRRVGIITEQEEEEAEGGPFGSGLTGREFDELPPHLQRQACRTTRCFARVEPTHKSRIVEYLQSLSDITAMTGDGVNDAPALKKAEIGIAMGSGTAVAKSASEMILADDNFSTIVAAVEEGRAIYNNMKQFIRYLISSNIGEVVCIFLTAALGMPEALIPVQLLWVNLVTDGFPATALGFNPPDLDIMSRPPRSPREPLISGWLFCRYLIIGCYVGAATVGAAAWWFMAAHDGPKLTFYQLSHYLQCSEGHAEFAGVQCSVFESPYPMTMALSVLVTIEMCNALNSLSENQSLLKMPPWSNPWLVGAICLSMALHFLILYVDPLPVIFQIRPLSWPQWVTVLKMSLPVILMDEALKFLARNYIEPGSDLLLEEDGNATRGVIGKLQQAFKGVSWSFVLISGPLLVWIFSLDSDITNIFWD